The Humulus lupulus chromosome 7, drHumLupu1.1, whole genome shotgun sequence region ACTACCTTGCCGCGGTACCAAGGGAGTTTTTGCTCATAACCATGGTGATGCAAGTAAGTGACAATGTCTAGCCACATCACAAACACCTGTGAAAAGTAATGCATAAGAattagagaagaagaagaagaatgtcTGGATTGAGTAAATTTGAGAAACAGTGAAATTGAGAGACTCACCCAGTAGGGAACAACATAGAGCATGAGAACTTGAACAGGACCTACTATAAAGGACAAACAGACAAGAAGTGCAGCCATGGTTGACCAGCAAACCGTTGAAGTTATCACTTGGTTTCGCTCGCTTGGAGTAAATAATTTGCTGTAAGGATTGAAGTGAGAACCCTCTTTTCCTGGACTTCTATTCCACTGAAAAATGCAACAAGAAATGACTTGATAGTTAAAAATCTACACAGGTTTTTTCCAACTGTAAAGTATAATGTTCAACAAATCAATGCATGTAGAAAGAATAAGCTTCCTCACCAGATAAAAAGGGTATGCAAACAAGGGAAATGGCACTTTGAATCTGAGCCTCTTTGTTTTCTCATCCAACTGTTTGTACATCTTCTCAGTTAACTAAAACAAATACACGAAACAAGAGCAATGAGGGTTGTTTTTCTAATCCAAGATTAGAGCATAAAACACTATAAATCGATCCAAAAGCACGTACCGGAACCCATGACTCATCATTCTCAACATGACCGTGGTTTTGATGGTGAGTTCTGTGGCTAATTCTCCTGCAACATTGATTAGAAAAAAACCATTTTTATcaaacatttgatttttttttgttctttctgGAATTTAAGCTCAAAGGGATAGAGAAAATATATCATGTCAGGATTTTTTTGTACCATCCATTGTAAGGTACAAGGATTGCAGAATGCAGAATATGACCCACAACGCTATTCAGCTTCGAACTGTTCGAAAAGCTTCCATGGCCACTGTACAAATCCAAAACCAATTACATTTTGCTAATTTCATCAAATCAAGACTcaaaaatagaaaagaaagaaacagagtccccagaaaataaaatatacacatattaaaaaagaaaatgtaCCAATCATGTCCGAGAACGAAGAGAGCCCAGAACATGGTTCCTTGAGCAGCCCAGTAAAATGGCCAAACGACCCAAGTGTCGGAATAGAAAGCGGCAAAGGCCAATGCAAAAATGATGAAGAGATCCCTGAAAACGTAGCTGAGTGAGCGCCATGGATTCTTAACCCAACAATGCTTAGGAATGGCGGCTCGGATCTCAGCTATCTTAAACGGCGGAGGATCACTCAGATCGAAATCGCCGTTTTGGTTTCGGATCCCATTTGCCTTAATGGGGTAGTCACCTTTTTCTCTCGCCATTTCCTCCGAAGCATGTGATTCTGTCATTATTGAACGCTTAAAGCCTCTCTCtgctttaaaaacaaaaacaaaaacataaatgaATGAGCTTTGACAAtgttgtgaagaaatttgaaacaaaagaatatgtgtatgtgtgtatatatatatatagaaatatacTTGGCTTATATTTGGCTAACCTCTTTGAGGAGgttagagagaagagagaaagagaacacTGGTTGTAGTGCTATGTTTACGTTTGTTTAAATAGAGAGAAAAGGCTACAGAGAGAGAGAGTGACCTAAATGAAAGGGAAGGCGTCGATGATTGCACGTATGCAGGTGCACAGCACAAACGTGTACGATGATTGCAGTGCACTCCTTCTATGTGTGACAACGTAAAAAAATTTTGGTCTTAATTTCCCTTTTTATCTTAAAATTACTATAATTTTACTTAGTAAGTTTGTAACTATTCTATTAACTTCTTTTTTTGTGTCTTTTTTTTATAACTAAATGTCAAAAAATAAATCGATATAACCGATGTCATATAATGTTGTTATTAAATTCAAGTGATTTTGTAATTTATGGAGTGATTTACCATttgataacaaaaaaaaaagtgtacTATTTAATGTCGAATTTAGTGCTTTCATTTTGAATTTTATATAacccatatttttttttctttcgaaTTTGTACATGTAgtattttgtgtttttattaaagtctccattattaatattaCTCACTTAGTACTTTCAATTTTGAAAATaagttaaaaataatattttgtgCTCGAATTTGATCAACACGTTTTTCATAATGACTAAATTATCTTCAAttataataaatttataaatttcaattaattattttgttatttataaatatatttaattaatgaaaaaataaaaaacataattagatttaacaataaaaaaaattttaaaaattataccaGATTTTAAGAGCATAATTTCATCTTCCTTCTCTATCTTCAACTTGAAATCTAAATACTCAAAATGAATaaaaatcttttttattttttcccacTCTTTCTCATTCCATATTTTCGAATATTCACTCTCCAACTGTTTTTCACAACCAAGCAGCTCAAAAAAATATAGCTAACAGCTAAAAAAATGGAATGAAATGCAAAAAGTTGCCCTCCATCGAATATGTTCTTTAAAATATCAAGCTCTTACCTTCGTTCTTCAACAGTTACAacaaaaaacaaataattaaCAACAAGAAACTCAATTCAAAAGGCTTGAATCTTTTTCCAATCGAAACAGAGCTAAAAGTAAAATCAAACACATATTATCCTCATCAATGTTCAATACTTAGATTTCAAACtcacacaagaaaaataaaaaacaaaatatatcaaGCTTTGGTATTGCTCGGTAACTCttaaagaaatatttttttatttaattaattaaagatttgacaattaaacaaaaaacagtgtttggtaactttatttttatttattatttttaaaaatttattaaattttgaaaatagaattttttcactttcaaaatttttaaactattttttactttttgtttctttttttctttttttcttcaaatcaacacctcgttttatattgttaaaaaaaataaaagttatcaaacgcatttattattttttgtttaaaaaaaaaacaaaaatagttaccaaacatatttttattttttagaagtaaagaaacaaaaataaaaataatatttctatttttgtgttttaaaaatttaaaaacaaaaatttaccAAACACAACATCTATAAATAGCAAAACCATTATCAGTTTCCAATCATgaaaatgcaacattttttaaGAACTCACAACCAGTGCCCCACTTTGGGGCCTCCGTTGCAAATCCCATGTATCCACCACCTTGAAGCCTTTGTCGCAATCTCAGATGCACCCATTGTCAGTGTCGACCACCTACAATATCAtaagagaaaatgaaaataagaagaggaagaggaagaggaagagatgggAAACAAATTAGAAAATTAGAGCTAATATTAGATTAGCTAGGGCTTCAATGGTGCATAAACTGGcaagaaaatattaaaaaaaaaatcagaaatgaTGTAGCCACCATCGTCACTAGCCATCCCTATGCACCCAGAAATGTTGCAGAGCTTCTCCACCCTTCAACACAGTTCAACCATTGAATGTACACCCATATATAGAGATCGATGACTGATTCTTGTTTCCACCCGTCCTTAACCCACCAAATATTGCAGACCAAACCCACCACATCTTGCGCACAAGACGAACCCCTCCGTTAATCCCGAACTCTCTGCCTTGTCTCTGGCCATCCTCGACCCAACTTTAGGCATGTTGATCCTAACACCGACCGCCTAGAAGTAGAAGAGAAAGTGATTGGATCATAAAAATTTAGGGTTTAGGTATAtcaattatacattttttttaataatttaaatatgtttttaatttgaatattCTGACACGTGTAAgagtattttacaaaatattttaaattaatatttttgttgacgcggttcttcgccaacaggtaattaagaaaataagaggaagagattagtgcttaataatgaaccgaaatagataaatgatcttttaatggactgatgacataactacgtttttaggtggttcaaaggttaaaatctttctactccaccagccaatattattgctatatttctggtattctttacaagaTATTTCGTTACATaatcgaatcca contains the following coding sequences:
- the LOC133791720 gene encoding acyl-lipid omega-3 desaturase (cytochrome b5), endoplasmic reticulum-like; the encoded protein is MTESHASEEMAREKGDYPIKANGIRNQNGDFDLSDPPPFKIAEIRAAIPKHCWVKNPWRSLSYVFRDLFIIFALAFAAFYSDTWVVWPFYWAAQGTMFWALFVLGHDCGHGSFSNSSKLNSVVGHILHSAILVPYNGWRISHRTHHQNHGHVENDESWVPLTEKMYKQLDEKTKRLRFKVPFPLFAYPFYLWNRSPGKEGSHFNPYSKLFTPSERNQVITSTVCWSTMAALLVCLSFIVGPVQVLMLYVVPYWVFVMWLDIVTYLHHHGYEQKLPWYRGKEWSYLRGGLTTVDRDYGIFNNIHHDIGTHVIHHLFPQIPHYHLVEATKAAKPVLGKYYREPKKSGPIPVHLIENLVKSISQDHYVSDNGEVVYYETDPELINKISKTKQM